From Aegilops tauschii subsp. strangulata cultivar AL8/78 chromosome 5, Aet v6.0, whole genome shotgun sequence:
CCCGGCGTCGTTCCTCCGGCAGCTGCGCGACGCGCTGGACGCCGCGTCGGAGGAGGGCGCCCTctgcccgccgcccgacgccgccggcGCCGAGGAGGACGCCGCCGTCACGCGCTCCCGCTCCCTGGCGCGCCTGCGGGCGCAGCGCGACTTCCTCCGCGCcaccgccctcgccgccgccgccggccccttCCGCTCCATCTCCGACCTGCCGCTCCTCGCCCACGCCATAGCCACCTTCCTCTCCATGTACCCGGACTACGCCTCCACGTCCGACGTCGACCGCCTCCGCCTCGACCATTACTCCCACCTCGACGCCCCCGGCGCCGGCAGGGTCTGCCTCGACTACTGCGGCTTCGGCCTCTTTGACTCCAGCTGGGACTCCTCCTCTTCGTCCTTCACATTGTCCGAGCTCAATGCCAATCTGAGCAACCACGCGCTCTACGGTGGCGCTGAGCCTGGCACGGCCGAGAATGACATCAAGGAGCGGATCCTGGAGTACCTGAATGTGCCGGCCAGCGAGTACGCCCTGGTGTTCACTGTCAGCCGGGGGTCAGCGTTCAAGCTGCTCGCTGAGTGCTACCCATTCGAGAACAACCGAAGGCTGCTCACCATGTTTGACCATGAGAGCCAGTCGGTGAACTGGATGGCGCAGAGTGCGCGGGCAAAGGGTGCCAAGACGCGCACCGCATGGTTCCGCTGGCCCACTCTCAAGCTCTGCTCGACAGAGCTGCGCAAGGAGATCGTGGGCAAGAGGAAGGCCAGGCGACGGGATGCTGCAGTCGGATTGTTCGTGTTCCCTGCACAGTCTCGGGTGACCGGCGCCAAGTACTCCTACCAATGGATGGCGCTGGCGCAGCAGAATGGCTGGCATGTCATGCTTGATGCTGGTGCACTTGGTCCCAAGGACATGGACTCGCTGGGGCTCTCGCTGTTCCGGCCGGACTTCATTATAACCTCATTCTACAGGGTGTTTGGTTCTGATCCAACTGGATTTGGTTGCCTTCTGATCAAGAAGTCGGTTATTGGAAGCTTGCAGGGGAGGAATGGCTGCAATGCCTCTGGAATGGTCAGGATTGTTCCGGTATTTCCACAGTACCTGAGTGACTCCATCGATGAATTTGATGCAGTGGAAACAGAGGGACTTGAAGATGACCCTTGCACTCCGAAAGATGAAAATCCAGTGCCTGATGTCCGGAACGGTTCGCAGCTGCCAGCATTTTCGGGTGTGTACACTTCTGCTCAGGTCAGAGAGACGTTTGAGAGTGACCCTGGTCGTGACAGCAGCTCGGATAGGGATGGGGCGAGCACCATTTTTGAAGAAACTGAGAGCATATCTGTCGGTGAGGTGATGAGGAGCCCAGCATTCAGCGAGGACTGTTCATCAGAGAACTCTTTCTGGGTTGATGTTGGCCAGAGCCCGTTGGGGTCAGAGAAGTCTGGTCAGTTCAAGAAAGGGAAACTGGGATCACCATTACCATCATCTTGGTTCACTGGCAGAAAGGGTAACAAGAGGATGTCACCTAACCTAGCATCGAGGATATCTAGAAGCCCACTTTATGATGGTAATGTGATTTCTTTTGATGCTGCTGTACTGTCAGTTTCACAAGATGTAGACTGCCTCAGGGAAGACCCTGAAGAAGAAATCTATGAGAATGGCCGGGGAAATCATTTTAGGCAAGTTAGTGAAATCCAAGAGGAGCCGGAGGTTGAAGAGGTTGCATGCCAACATGCCATGAACGGTGATTTGGACCACAAGGAAAGTGCGATAAGAAGGGAGACTGAAGGGGAATTTCGGCTGCTTGGACGGAGGGATGGAAACAGCAGGTTTGCTGGGGGTCGTCTCTTTGGTGTTGAAGAGATTGACGGAGCTATAAGCATGGGGCGCAGAGTTTCATTCAACACTGAGGCGAATATGATTGCTGACAGACTACATCGGGCCTCAGATGCTGCTGAAGCGTCTGGATATCCATTTCGTGATGACGATGCTTGTATAAGTGATGGGTATGATGATGCTCAAGACTGGAGCAGGAGGGAACCAGAGATAATTTGCAGGCACATTGATCATGTTGACATGATGGGGCTCAACAGAACAACACTTAGGTTAAGGTACCTTATCAATTGGCTAGTAACTTCGCTGTTGCAGCTGAAGCTGCCAGGCTTGAAAGACAGTGATGGAGTTCCTCTTGTCCACATTTATGGTCCAAAGATTAAGTATGAAAGGGGAGCGGCCGTTGCTTTCAATCTGAAGCAAAGTGGTGGTGCTTTCATTAATGCCGAATTTGTCCAGAAGATAGCTGAGAAAAATGGCATATCTCTCGGCATCGGTTTTCTTAGTCATATAAAGATAGACCCAAACCAGAAACAGGCAAATGGAGCACTAGACATACCCGAGGCTTCCTTTTATAAGAATGGTCGCAGAGACAGTAAAAAGGTGACTGTAAGAGTTGAAGTTGTGACTGCTTCGCTTGGCTTCCTCACTAACTTTGAAGATGTGTACAAGATGTGGGCATTTGTTGCCAAGTTCTTAGATCCTTCATTCCTGGAAAGTGAGCGCATTGCCATAGCTACTGACCAAATGGAGGCGATAGCTGCTGAGCACATGGAAGGGCAAATTTGAGCTTGATGTATGATGTATCGATCAATGAAGGAGTGGAAGGTGATCTTTCTCCTTTTGTCGAGCCATAATTTGTGTTTTCGAGGGGTAATTGGTAGTGGATTTAGCAGATTTTTTTATTCTTTGCCTAGTTCCTTGACATGTGACTTATTTTTGTGTCATGTAGAGTTTGCTCAAATATGTACCAGCGGCTCATCAGTAGAGCTCCTTTCCACTGAACAATGTTTGTAAAGCAGCTCACTGGAAATGAAGTAGTTTTGAGTGCTTTGTTCCTGGAATGTGTTCATGATGCAGTTTTCACATCCTCTGTTAAAATTGTCTTCTAATTTATTTTTGTTTGTGGTTGCTGCTTAAAGTTGTAACTTTTTTTGCCGACCTTTGATAATCAATCAATATTGCTGGATGACTGTCCCTTTTGTTCATGGAAACTCACAACTGAGAATGGTGTGGCCGCTTCTAAGTTCCAACTTCCACTTTGATTTTATTCCAGTCAGTCTGTTCAACATGTTTTTGTCTTGTTGAAATACAACCATTCAGTTGGATTTGAAATGTTTGTAAGTACCATCACTTTCCTTCTTGGGTGAACTTCAATCATGAATTGCCTCAGTGTGGTATTATCCAATTTCAACCCCCCTTTTGTGCATGTTACGTTTATTTGGCAGGTTTACTAATAATCTGACACTTGAGTGACTTGGATAACCTGATCTGAAGAAGCATTAGGAACCAGTCACACTGATTGTTCGATGTACTCCTGGAGTTTTTGCATGTCCTAGCATTGAAACATAACATTATCATGATTGTTGTCTCAGTGGGCTCACATGAATAAGATCCTGTATAACCATTAATGTTATTCTTCCTTTTGTACTAGTAAATCAAAATTACGAACATCCACTACCGATCTATTTGGTATTTTGGTGCATGTCTTCCCCCAGCCCAGGTAAGAAGGTAACTCCAATTTTGACGGTGCAATTTTCTTTGTGTATGACTTTTGGATGCTCCCTATTTATCAGAAATTATAATCAGGGAGTCCCATTATAGATCCGCTCTGCAATACCATGAAATATCTTTTATGGACCTTCAGTTGTGCTGGTAAACTAAAGTGGGAACTCTCTACAAGTCAGAAGCTTATCTTGTGTTATGTGTTATCAATGTTCAGTTTCTGTACTGGTTTCTACAGTAATTAGTCATGTTAACTCAGGTGCATTGCCAAGTGTTACGCTTAATATGACGATTTCATTAATTTTCCCTTTTAAATTGCTTAAATGTGCTATTTTAATTTTATCCTTGAAATGTAAGTAGAAGACAGCAGAATTGTGATAAACCTCTTCCTAGGCATCTATTAGGATGCAGCAACTGTACATCAGTTTGTATTTAATGCACAAACATCAGTTTTGAGCTTTTGCCCCTACTGTGGCTGCCCCTTTCCTTCTTGTACTGCCACGTAGCAGCAACATCACATTTTATGGCAAGCAACTTACAAAATGATGCAACCATTGGGCTATAAAATGGAGGAATTGTAAATGCATTTTTTTTGTACAGCCGAAAGAAAAACGATCCCAGCATCAAATGCATCTCTTTTCCCAGAACAAATGCCTGAAACATTCTTTCCTGCTTAGGCCTGGCTGGCTCTGACCTGATCAGTGGCTAGCCATACCCTATCTGTTCACTCAGTTTGACAGCCATAATCAAGAAAATCTTCCCAAGTATGTCGAAGCAGAGCAGTGGCAGTGTGTGTTCAGTGCTCATGCTCAGAAGAAAACGATTCATTGAAAAAATTGAAGAGGATGGTTTTCAGTTCCCAGTCTATTCCTCTCCCTAATTAATCAGTTTTACTTCCCTGTCCACAGTGGGTCTTAATTCACATAATATGTGCCTTGAAGTGTTGAATGCGGCTTGTGACTTTTGGGTTCTCCATACAGCCATCCTATTTATCTGTGAGACTGTGACCTTTGCGCTAGCACTGCTCAGAACATCCCTCTGAATCCGTGGCAACCAGCATTCTTGCAGAAGTCCTGGTAATCTCCTGCTTTAATCTCTGCTGTTGTTTTGGCTATTGCCACTGACACAATCTGCTACTACACTCTCTAGATATTGCTGCCCTTCCTTATCTTCTTAGActatatggaagaaataaaactGGAATATGTCAGTAGATTCTGCAGCTTTTAGTGCTCAAAAGTCAAATCTATGACATAGCAACCTTTGTCATGCTTTCATCTGCATCAGCCTGAATAAACTTTTCTAGTGATGTTCTTTTTCAACAATAGGGCACAAT
This genomic window contains:
- the LOC109761692 gene encoding uncharacterized protein translates to MHLSLWKPLSHCAAILLSKNHRRRGGGGGGGGGHGGGNGRRDDPASFLRQLRDALDAASEEGALCPPPDAAGAEEDAAVTRSRSLARLRAQRDFLRATALAAAAGPFRSISDLPLLAHAIATFLSMYPDYASTSDVDRLRLDHYSHLDAPGAGRVCLDYCGFGLFDSSWDSSSSSFTLSELNANLSNHALYGGAEPGTAENDIKERILEYLNVPASEYALVFTVSRGSAFKLLAECYPFENNRRLLTMFDHESQSVNWMAQSARAKGAKTRTAWFRWPTLKLCSTELRKEIVGKRKARRRDAAVGLFVFPAQSRVTGAKYSYQWMALAQQNGWHVMLDAGALGPKDMDSLGLSLFRPDFIITSFYRVFGSDPTGFGCLLIKKSVIGSLQGRNGCNASGMVRIVPVFPQYLSDSIDEFDAVETEGLEDDPCTPKDENPVPDVRNGSQLPAFSGVYTSAQVRETFESDPGRDSSSDRDGASTIFEETESISVGEVMRSPAFSEDCSSENSFWVDVGQSPLGSEKSGQFKKGKLGSPLPSSWFTGRKGNKRMSPNLASRISRSPLYDGNVISFDAAVLSVSQDVDCLREDPEEEIYENGRGNHFRQVSEIQEEPEVEEVACQHAMNGDLDHKESAIRRETEGEFRLLGRRDGNSRFAGGRLFGVEEIDGAISMGRRVSFNTEANMIADRLHRASDAAEASGYPFRDDDACISDGYDDAQDWSRREPEIICRHIDHVDMMGLNRTTLRLRYLINWLVTSLLQLKLPGLKDSDGVPLVHIYGPKIKYERGAAVAFNLKQSGGAFINAEFVQKIAEKNGISLGIGFLSHIKIDPNQKQANGALDIPEASFYKNGRRDSKKVTVRVEVVTASLGFLTNFEDVYKMWAFVAKFLDPSFLESERIAIATDQMEAIAAEHMEGQI